One window from the genome of Oryctolagus cuniculus chromosome 1, mOryCun1.1, whole genome shotgun sequence encodes:
- the WDR74 gene encoding WD repeat-containing protein 74 isoform X1: MAAAVARWNHVWVGTETGILKGVNLQRKQATNFTAAGQPRREEAVSVLCWGAGGETQILVGCADGTVKRFGTEEGVFQGQRHCPGGEGAFRGLARADDTLITCVDSGILRVWRDNDKEAPSDPLLELRVGPGVCRMRQDPARPHVVATGGKENALKVWDLQGSEEPVFRAKNVRNDWLDLRVPIWDQDIQFLPGSQKLVTCTGYHQVRVYDPASPQRRPVLETTYGEYPLTAMTLTPEGNSVIVGNTHGQLAEIDLRQGRLLGCLKGLAGSVRGLQCHPSKPLLASCGLDRVLRIHRIRNPRGLEHKVYLKSRLNCLLLSGRDNWEDEPQEPQEPGELPSEDRETDELWASLEAAAKRKLPDSEPAQGALQSRRRKKKRAGSTSP; encoded by the exons ATGGCGGCTGCGGTGGCTCGTTGGAACCATGTGTGGGTCGGCACCGAGACTGGGATCCTGAAAG GGGTGAACCTTCAGCGAAAACAGGCGACGAACTTCACGGCCGCGGGACAGCCGCGGCGCGAGGAGGCAGTGAGCGTCCTGTGCTGGGGCGCGGGCGGCGAGACCCAA ATCCTGGTGGGGTGCGCGGACGGGACGGTGAAGCGCTTCGGTACCGAGGAAGGAGTATTCCAGGGACAGAGGCACTGCCCCGGCGGGGAGGGCGCGTTCCGGGGCCTCGCCCGGGCCGACGA CACCCTCATCACATGTGTGGATTCTGGGATCCTCAGAGTGTGGCGTGACAACGACAAGGAGGCCCCCTCTGACCCG cTCCTGGAACTGAGGGTGGGCCCTGGGGTGTGTAGGATGCGCCAAGACCCAGCACGCCCCCATGTGGTTGCCACAGGTGGGAAGGAGAATGCTCTGAAGGTGTGGGACCTGCAGGGGTCTGAGGAACCCGTGTTCAGGGCCAAGAAT GTACGGAATGACTGGCTTGACCTGCGTGTTCCCATCTGGGACCAGGACATACAGTTCCTCCCTGGGTCACAGAAGCTTGTCACTTGCACAGGCTACCACCAG GTCCGTGTCTACGACCCAGCCTCCCCCCAGCGCCGGCCAGTCCTGGAGACCACCTATGGAGAGTACCCGCTGACAGCCATGACCCTCACTCCTGAGGGCAA TTCTGTGATTGTGGGAAACACTCACGGGCAGCTGGCGGAAATCGACTTGCGGCAAG GGCGCCTGCTGGGCTGTCTCAAGGGACTGGCGGGCAGTGTTCGGGGGTTGCAGTGCCACCCTTCAAAACCCTTACTGGCCTCCTGTGGCTTGGACAGAGTCTTAAGGATACACAGGATCCGGAATCCTCGAGGCCTGGAGCACAAG GTTTATCTCAAGTCTCGACTGAACTGCCTGCTCCTGTCAGGCAGGGATAACTGGGAG GATGAACCCCAAGAGCCTCAAGAGCCCGGTGAGCTGCCCTCAGAAGACAGGGAGACGGATGAACTTTGGGCATCTTTGGAGGCAGCTGCCAAGCGCAAACTCCCTGATTCGGAGCCGGCGCAAGGGGCTCTCCAAAGCAGACGGAGAAAAAAGAAGCGCGCTGGCTCCACCAGCCCTTGA
- the WDR74 gene encoding WD repeat-containing protein 74 isoform X2 — MSECLCSSPGSTFSFLLLWTLGGSSTLITCVDSGILRVWRDNDKEAPSDPLLELRVGPGVCRMRQDPARPHVVATGGKENALKVWDLQGSEEPVFRAKNVRNDWLDLRVPIWDQDIQFLPGSQKLVTCTGYHQVRVYDPASPQRRPVLETTYGEYPLTAMTLTPEGNSVIVGNTHGQLAEIDLRQGRLLGCLKGLAGSVRGLQCHPSKPLLASCGLDRVLRIHRIRNPRGLEHKVYLKSRLNCLLLSGRDNWEDEPQEPQEPGELPSEDRETDELWASLEAAAKRKLPDSEPAQGALQSRRRKKKRAGSTSP, encoded by the exons atgtcagagtgcctgtgttcaagtcctggctccaccttcaGCTTCTTACtactgtggaccctgggaggcagcag CACCCTCATCACATGTGTGGATTCTGGGATCCTCAGAGTGTGGCGTGACAACGACAAGGAGGCCCCCTCTGACCCG cTCCTGGAACTGAGGGTGGGCCCTGGGGTGTGTAGGATGCGCCAAGACCCAGCACGCCCCCATGTGGTTGCCACAGGTGGGAAGGAGAATGCTCTGAAGGTGTGGGACCTGCAGGGGTCTGAGGAACCCGTGTTCAGGGCCAAGAAT GTACGGAATGACTGGCTTGACCTGCGTGTTCCCATCTGGGACCAGGACATACAGTTCCTCCCTGGGTCACAGAAGCTTGTCACTTGCACAGGCTACCACCAG GTCCGTGTCTACGACCCAGCCTCCCCCCAGCGCCGGCCAGTCCTGGAGACCACCTATGGAGAGTACCCGCTGACAGCCATGACCCTCACTCCTGAGGGCAA TTCTGTGATTGTGGGAAACACTCACGGGCAGCTGGCGGAAATCGACTTGCGGCAAG GGCGCCTGCTGGGCTGTCTCAAGGGACTGGCGGGCAGTGTTCGGGGGTTGCAGTGCCACCCTTCAAAACCCTTACTGGCCTCCTGTGGCTTGGACAGAGTCTTAAGGATACACAGGATCCGGAATCCTCGAGGCCTGGAGCACAAG GTTTATCTCAAGTCTCGACTGAACTGCCTGCTCCTGTCAGGCAGGGATAACTGGGAG GATGAACCCCAAGAGCCTCAAGAGCCCGGTGAGCTGCCCTCAGAAGACAGGGAGACGGATGAACTTTGGGCATCTTTGGAGGCAGCTGCCAAGCGCAAACTCCCTGATTCGGAGCCGGCGCAAGGGGCTCTCCAAAGCAGACGGAGAAAAAAGAAGCGCGCTGGCTCCACCAGCCCTTGA
- the TEX54 gene encoding testis-expressed protein 54, giving the protein MGCCQDKDFPTTDEQAKEFEGAGEGAHGIDLDSPGHRNRKSNESLLITVLWRRLSLFSRRGSSRSGKRQSEQIQKRESPIPEDKPEESQEEPEKG; this is encoded by the exons ATGGGCTGCTGCCAAGACAAGGACTTTCCGACCACCGATGAGCAGGCCAAAGAGTTCGAGGGAGCTGGGGAAG GCGCCCACGGAATCGATTTGGACTCCCCTGGCCACCGGAATCGCAAGTCGAACGAAAGCCTTCTGATCACCGTGCTGTGGCGGCGGCTATCCCTGTTCAGCCGCCGGGGCTCCTCGCGGTCCGGCAAGAGGCAGTCAGAGCAGATCCAGAAGAGGGAGAGTCCCATCCCGGAAGACAAACCTGAGGAAAGCCAGGAAGAGCCGGAGAAGGGGTGA
- the STX5 gene encoding syntaxin-5 isoform X2 — MGGGSHACVWAGGVPPRSPGSKRRGAAFPSRGWGYVWVTWRTLGFGRISAASEPGEEAVTVREAVAVAAAAGGRQERLCVSMIPRKRYGSKNTDQGVYLGLSKTQVLSPATAGSSSSDIAPLPPPVAPAPSPPDTMSCRDRTQEFLSACKSLQSRQNGIQTNKPALRAVRQRSEFTLMAKRIGKDLSNTFAKLEKLTILAKRKSLFDDKAVEIEELTYIIKQDINSLNKQIAQLQDFVRAKGSQSGRHLQTHSNTIVVSLQSKLASMSNDFKSVLEVRTENLKQQRSRREQFSRAPVSALPLAPNHLGGGPVVLGAESRASRDVTIDMVDSRTSQQLQLIDEQDSYIQSRADTMQNIESTIVELGSIFQQLAHMVKEQEETIQSCKTTIWGQDPISECWFKSWLLLF, encoded by the exons ATGGGAGGGGGGAGCCACGCTTGCGTCTGGGCGGGGGGCGTGCCTCCCAGGTCGCCGGGCTCGAAAAGGCGTGGCGCTGCCTTCCCGTCACGGGGGTGGGGTTACGTGTGGGTGACGTGGCGGACCCTAGGTTTCGGTCGGATTTCGGCGGCTTCAGAGCCCGGGGAGGAGGCGGTGACGGTCCGGGAGGCTGTGGCAGTAGCTGCGGCGGCAGGCGGCAGACAGGAG AGGTTATGCGTCTCAATGATCCCGCGGAAACGCTACGGGTCTAAGAACACGGATCAGGGCGTCTACCTGGGTCTCTCGAAGACACAGGTCCTGTCCCCTGCAACTGCTGGCAGTAGCAGCAGCGACATCGCCCCTCTGCCCCCCCCAGtggccccggccccctcccctcccgacACCATGTCCTGCCGGGATCGGACCCAGGAGTTCCTGTCCGCCTGCAAGTCGCTGCAGAGTCGTCAG AATGGAATCCAGACAAATAAGCCGGCCCTGCGTGCTGTCCGACAGCGCAGTGAATTCACCCTCATGGCCAA GCGCATCGGGAAAGACCTCAGCAACACATTTGCCAAGCTGGAGAAGCTGACAATCC TGGCAAAGCGCAAGTCCCTCTTTGATgataaagcagtggaaattgAGGAGCTAACATACATCATCAAACAG GACATCAATAGCCTCAACAAACAAATCGCTCAGCTTCAGGATTTCGTGAGGGCCAAGGGCAGCCAGAGTGGCCGGCACCTGCAGACCCACTCCAACACCATTGTGGTCTCCTTGCAG TCAAAACTGGCCTCCATGTCCAATGACTTCAAATCAGTTTTAGAAGTGAGGACAGAG AACCTGAAGCAGCAGAGGAGCCGGCGGGAACAGTTCTCCCGGGCACCCGTGTCAGCCCTACCCCTTGCCCCCAACCACCTAG GGGGTGGTCCTGTGGTTTTGGGGGCAGAGTCCCGTGCCTCCAGGGACGTGACCATTGACATGGTGGACTCTAGGACCAGCCAGCAGCTGCAGCTCATTGATGAGCAG GATTCCTACATCCAGAGTCGAGCAGACACCATGCAGAACATTGAGTCTACAATTGTTGAGCTGGGCTCCATCTTTCAGCAGTTGGCACACATGGTTAAGGAACAGGAGGAAACCATTCAGAG ttgtaAAACTACTATTTGGGgccaggatcccatatcagagtgctggttcaagtcctggctgctcctcttctga
- the STX5 gene encoding syntaxin-5 isoform X1: MIPRKRYGSKNTDQGVYLGLSKTQVLSPATAGSSSSDIAPLPPPVAPAPSPPDTMSCRDRTQEFLSACKSLQSRQNGIQTNKPALRAVRQRSEFTLMAKRIGKDLSNTFAKLEKLTILAKRKSLFDDKAVEIEELTYIIKQDINSLNKQIAQLQDFVRAKGSQSGRHLQTHSNTIVVSLQSKLASMSNDFKSVLEVRTENLKQQRSRREQFSRAPVSALPLAPNHLGGGPVVLGAESRASRDVTIDMVDSRTSQQLQLIDEQDSYIQSRADTMQNIESTIVELGSIFQQLAHMVKEQEETIQRIDENVLGAQLDVEAAHSEILKYFQSVTSNRWLMVKIFLILIIFFIIFVVFLA, from the exons ATGATCCCGCGGAAACGCTACGGGTCTAAGAACACGGATCAGGGCGTCTACCTGGGTCTCTCGAAGACACAGGTCCTGTCCCCTGCAACTGCTGGCAGTAGCAGCAGCGACATCGCCCCTCTGCCCCCCCCAGtggccccggccccctcccctcccgacACCATGTCCTGCCGGGATCGGACCCAGGAGTTCCTGTCCGCCTGCAAGTCGCTGCAGAGTCGTCAG AATGGAATCCAGACAAATAAGCCGGCCCTGCGTGCTGTCCGACAGCGCAGTGAATTCACCCTCATGGCCAA GCGCATCGGGAAAGACCTCAGCAACACATTTGCCAAGCTGGAGAAGCTGACAATCC TGGCAAAGCGCAAGTCCCTCTTTGATgataaagcagtggaaattgAGGAGCTAACATACATCATCAAACAG GACATCAATAGCCTCAACAAACAAATCGCTCAGCTTCAGGATTTCGTGAGGGCCAAGGGCAGCCAGAGTGGCCGGCACCTGCAGACCCACTCCAACACCATTGTGGTCTCCTTGCAG TCAAAACTGGCCTCCATGTCCAATGACTTCAAATCAGTTTTAGAAGTGAGGACAGAG AACCTGAAGCAGCAGAGGAGCCGGCGGGAACAGTTCTCCCGGGCACCCGTGTCAGCCCTACCCCTTGCCCCCAACCACCTAG GGGGTGGTCCTGTGGTTTTGGGGGCAGAGTCCCGTGCCTCCAGGGACGTGACCATTGACATGGTGGACTCTAGGACCAGCCAGCAGCTGCAGCTCATTGATGAGCAG GATTCCTACATCCAGAGTCGAGCAGACACCATGCAGAACATTGAGTCTACAATTGTTGAGCTGGGCTCCATCTTTCAGCAGTTGGCACACATGGTTAAGGAACAGGAGGAAACCATTCAGAG GATCGACGAGAACGTGCTAGGAGCCCAGCTGGATGTTGAGGCCGCCCATTCAGAGATCCTCAAGTACTTCCAGTCAGTCACCTCCAACCGGTGGCTCATGGTCAAAATCTTCCTCATCCTCATTATCTTCTTCATCATCTTTGTGGTCTTCCTTGCCTGA
- the STX5 gene encoding syntaxin-5 isoform X3, with amino-acid sequence MIPRKRYGSKNTDQGVYLGLSKTQVLSPATAGSSSSDIAPLPPPVAPAPSPPDTMSCRDRTQEFLSACKSLQSRQNGIQTNKPALRAVRQRSEFTLMAKRIGKDLSNTFAKLEKLTILAKRKSLFDDKAVEIEELTYIIKQDINSLNKQIAQLQDFVRAKGSQSGRHLQTHSNTIVVSLQSKLASMSNDFKSVLEVRTENLKQQRSRREQFSRAPVSALPLAPNHLGGGPVVLGAESRASRDVTIDMVDSRTSQQLQLIDEQDSYIQSRADTMQNIESTIVELGSIFQQLAHMVKEQEETIQRYCIFQL; translated from the exons ATGATCCCGCGGAAACGCTACGGGTCTAAGAACACGGATCAGGGCGTCTACCTGGGTCTCTCGAAGACACAGGTCCTGTCCCCTGCAACTGCTGGCAGTAGCAGCAGCGACATCGCCCCTCTGCCCCCCCCAGtggccccggccccctcccctcccgacACCATGTCCTGCCGGGATCGGACCCAGGAGTTCCTGTCCGCCTGCAAGTCGCTGCAGAGTCGTCAG AATGGAATCCAGACAAATAAGCCGGCCCTGCGTGCTGTCCGACAGCGCAGTGAATTCACCCTCATGGCCAA GCGCATCGGGAAAGACCTCAGCAACACATTTGCCAAGCTGGAGAAGCTGACAATCC TGGCAAAGCGCAAGTCCCTCTTTGATgataaagcagtggaaattgAGGAGCTAACATACATCATCAAACAG GACATCAATAGCCTCAACAAACAAATCGCTCAGCTTCAGGATTTCGTGAGGGCCAAGGGCAGCCAGAGTGGCCGGCACCTGCAGACCCACTCCAACACCATTGTGGTCTCCTTGCAG TCAAAACTGGCCTCCATGTCCAATGACTTCAAATCAGTTTTAGAAGTGAGGACAGAG AACCTGAAGCAGCAGAGGAGCCGGCGGGAACAGTTCTCCCGGGCACCCGTGTCAGCCCTACCCCTTGCCCCCAACCACCTAG GGGGTGGTCCTGTGGTTTTGGGGGCAGAGTCCCGTGCCTCCAGGGACGTGACCATTGACATGGTGGACTCTAGGACCAGCCAGCAGCTGCAGCTCATTGATGAGCAG GATTCCTACATCCAGAGTCGAGCAGACACCATGCAGAACATTGAGTCTACAATTGTTGAGCTGGGCTCCATCTTTCAGCAGTTGGCACACATGGTTAAGGAACAGGAGGAAACCATTCAGAG atattgtatttttcagttgtaA
- the STX5 gene encoding syntaxin-5 isoform X4: MIPRKRYGSKNTDQGVYLGLSKTQVLSPATAGSSSSDIAPLPPPVAPAPSPPDTMSCRDRTQEFLSACKSLQSRQNGIQTNKPALRAVRQRSEFTLMAKRIGKDLSNTFAKLEKLTILAKRKSLFDDKAVEIEELTYIIKQDINSLNKQIAQLQDFVRAKGSQSGRHLQTHSNTIVVSLQSKLASMSNDFKSVLEVRTENLKQQRSRREQFSRAPVSALPLAPNHLGGGPVVLGAESRASRDVTIDMVDSRTSQQLQLIDEQDSYIQSRADTMQNIESTIVELGSIFQQLAHMVKEQEETIQR, encoded by the exons ATGATCCCGCGGAAACGCTACGGGTCTAAGAACACGGATCAGGGCGTCTACCTGGGTCTCTCGAAGACACAGGTCCTGTCCCCTGCAACTGCTGGCAGTAGCAGCAGCGACATCGCCCCTCTGCCCCCCCCAGtggccccggccccctcccctcccgacACCATGTCCTGCCGGGATCGGACCCAGGAGTTCCTGTCCGCCTGCAAGTCGCTGCAGAGTCGTCAG AATGGAATCCAGACAAATAAGCCGGCCCTGCGTGCTGTCCGACAGCGCAGTGAATTCACCCTCATGGCCAA GCGCATCGGGAAAGACCTCAGCAACACATTTGCCAAGCTGGAGAAGCTGACAATCC TGGCAAAGCGCAAGTCCCTCTTTGATgataaagcagtggaaattgAGGAGCTAACATACATCATCAAACAG GACATCAATAGCCTCAACAAACAAATCGCTCAGCTTCAGGATTTCGTGAGGGCCAAGGGCAGCCAGAGTGGCCGGCACCTGCAGACCCACTCCAACACCATTGTGGTCTCCTTGCAG TCAAAACTGGCCTCCATGTCCAATGACTTCAAATCAGTTTTAGAAGTGAGGACAGAG AACCTGAAGCAGCAGAGGAGCCGGCGGGAACAGTTCTCCCGGGCACCCGTGTCAGCCCTACCCCTTGCCCCCAACCACCTAG GGGGTGGTCCTGTGGTTTTGGGGGCAGAGTCCCGTGCCTCCAGGGACGTGACCATTGACATGGTGGACTCTAGGACCAGCCAGCAGCTGCAGCTCATTGATGAGCAG GATTCCTACATCCAGAGTCGAGCAGACACCATGCAGAACATTGAGTCTACAATTGTTGAGCTGGGCTCCATCTTTCAGCAGTTGGCACACATGGTTAAGGAACAGGAGGAAACCATTCAGAG gtag